A genomic window from Sulfurimonas sp. hsl 1-7 includes:
- the rpmJ gene encoding 50S ribosomal protein L36, producing MKVRASVKKMCDDCKVIKRKGIVRVICKNPKHKQRQG from the coding sequence ATGAAAGTACGCGCTTCAGTAAAGAAAATGTGTGATGACTGTAAAGTTATCAAGAGAAAAGGGATTGTAAGAGTTATCTGCAAAAACCCTAAACATAAACAGAGACAAGGATAA
- the rplQ gene encoding 50S ribosomal protein L17 — protein MRHRHGYRKLGRTSAHRKALLQNLSISLIEHGKIETTAVKAKELRSYVEKLITVAGKGDSNAHRAVFATLQNKEATKKLVNEVAPKYVDRAGGYTRIIRTRIRRGDATPMAFIELV, from the coding sequence ATGAGACATCGTCATGGATATCGTAAACTTGGACGTACAAGTGCTCACCGTAAAGCACTTTTACAAAATCTAAGTATTTCATTAATTGAACATGGTAAGATTGAAACTACTGCTGTTAAAGCAAAAGAGCTTCGTTCTTACGTTGAAAAACTAATCACTGTAGCTGGTAAAGGTGATAGCAATGCTCACAGAGCTGTATTTGCTACACTACAAAACAAAGAAGCTACAAAAAAATTAGTAAACGAAGTAGCTCCTAAATACGTTGATCGTGCTGGTGGTTATACAAGAATCATTAGAACTCGTATTCGTCGTGGTGATGCTACACCAATGGCTTTCATCGAGCTTGTTTAA
- a CDS encoding arsenic transporter, whose amino-acid sequence MLLAASIFLITLIFIIWQPKGLQIGTTAIIGAIVALLLGVVSFDDVKVVFDIIWDATLAFIGIIILSMVLDEIGFFEWAALKMAKLSNGSGTKIFFYSIILGAIVSALFANDGAALILTPILLAKMRILQLNTKTILAFLLAGGFISDSASLPFVFSNLTNIVTANYFDIGFKEYMLHMAFPYLVSVVVSMLVLYIILKKDIPKTVDIDLLKNPNDVLKSKTLFQFSWFFLALLLAGYFIGDNYNIPVSVFALGGGVIFLIIASAMKTVEPKHIIKEAPWQVVWFSLGLYVVVYGLKNQGLTAEIAELLTYLNTQSQFLAVVGTGFLSAFLSAIMNNMPTIMVMDIALEGIKNDAMIYANIIGCNLGPKMTPFGSLATLLWLHSLEKKGVQISFWSYSKFGLIVTPPVLFLVLVSMLPLP is encoded by the coding sequence ATGTTGCTCGCTGCATCTATCTTTTTAATAACACTAATTTTTATTATTTGGCAACCAAAAGGTTTGCAAATAGGCACTACTGCTATTATCGGTGCAATTGTAGCTTTACTACTTGGTGTAGTCTCTTTTGACGATGTAAAAGTAGTTTTTGATATTATCTGGGATGCTACACTTGCATTTATCGGGATTATTATCCTTTCGATGGTGCTTGATGAGATAGGATTTTTTGAGTGGGCTGCACTTAAGATGGCAAAACTCTCTAACGGAAGCGGTACAAAGATCTTTTTTTATTCGATCATACTTGGAGCAATCGTTTCGGCTCTTTTTGCCAATGACGGAGCGGCACTTATCCTTACCCCAATCTTGCTTGCAAAAATGAGAATCCTGCAACTTAACACGAAAACAATTTTAGCTTTCTTACTTGCAGGGGGATTTATCAGCGATAGTGCATCACTCCCTTTTGTATTTTCAAACCTTACAAATATCGTAACGGCAAACTATTTTGACATAGGTTTTAAAGAGTATATGCTCCATATGGCATTTCCATATCTAGTAAGCGTTGTTGTATCTATGTTAGTTCTATATATCATACTCAAAAAAGATATTCCAAAAACTGTTGATATCGATCTGCTCAAAAATCCAAATGACGTATTAAAAAGCAAAACACTCTTTCAATTTAGCTGGTTCTTCTTAGCACTTTTACTCGCAGGGTATTTTATTGGAGACAACTACAACATTCCGGTATCTGTCTTTGCTCTTGGCGGAGGGGTAATTTTCTTAATCATTGCAAGTGCTATGAAGACTGTAGAACCAAAGCATATCATTAAAGAAGCACCATGGCAGGTTGTTTGGTTTTCACTCGGTCTTTATGTAGTAGTTTACGGTTTAAAAAATCAAGGACTTACAGCTGAGATTGCTGAACTTCTGACTTACTTAAATACACAATCACAATTTCTTGCTGTAGTCGGAACAGGATTTTTATCTGCATTTTTATCTGCTATTATGAACAATATGCCGACAATTATGGTGATGGACATAGCACTTGAAGGGATCAAAAACGATGCAATGATCTATGCAAACATTATCGGTTGTAACTTAGGACCGAAAATGACACCGTTTGGTTCACTGGCAACCTTACTTTGGTTACACTCTCTAGAGAAAAAAGGGGTACAAATAAGCTTCTGGTCTTATTCAAAATTCGGACTTATTGTCACTCCTCCGGTACTCTTCTTAGTCCTTGTATCTATGCTTCCTCTACCATAG
- a CDS encoding Crp/Fnr family transcriptional regulator, giving the protein MQKESQEIELLDNLNKSFEDEFYKYASSVEFKKGESAFHPDDLLKDFYIVVDGRIKTYQINFDNSKEQTIFIYRRGDMFDAISLLDNQVHDVMYEILEDCKVLKLPIEKVRYWLENDPTFSKSFFPYLAAQMRHTEELTTDIALYNTQDRLINLLVDNINPEKHFKYQLLQNLSNSEIAKLLGTVRHVIERSLKQLKADNIIETGRKNIKIKSLQKLLEKTSQLLLK; this is encoded by the coding sequence ATGCAAAAAGAATCACAAGAGATTGAACTACTCGATAACTTAAATAAAAGCTTTGAAGATGAGTTTTATAAGTATGCATCCTCTGTAGAATTTAAAAAAGGGGAAAGTGCTTTCCATCCCGATGATCTTTTAAAAGATTTTTACATAGTTGTCGATGGCAGAATCAAAACATATCAGATCAATTTTGACAACTCAAAAGAACAGACTATATTTATATATAGACGTGGAGATATGTTTGATGCGATCTCTTTACTCGATAATCAAGTCCATGATGTAATGTATGAGATACTTGAAGATTGTAAGGTGTTAAAACTTCCAATTGAAAAAGTTAGATACTGGCTTGAAAACGATCCCACTTTCAGTAAAAGTTTTTTCCCATATCTTGCAGCACAAATGCGACACACTGAAGAATTAACTACCGATATTGCACTTTACAATACTCAAGATAGGCTCATAAACCTTTTAGTGGATAATATAAACCCCGAAAAACATTTCAAGTACCAACTTCTACAAAACCTTTCCAATTCGGAGATAGCAAAACTTTTAGGGACTGTAAGACATGTGATAGAGCGTTCCTTGAAACAACTCAAAGCTGACAACATCATAGAAACGGGTCGAAAAAACATTAAGATAAAGAGTCTACAAAAACTACTTGAGAAAACTTCGCAACTCCTATTAAAATAA
- a CDS encoding Hsp20/alpha crystallin family protein yields the protein MKRIIQTLAFSSIVASVTFAGTVFINDPYEDEFTKMGKYMNSLVESHMNASAIGNYNYPRTNVQDKKDQIVIEFDLAGVDKKDIQLTIDDQNILKLSGKKEHQIEEKNENGKYIRREIYYGSFQKSIQLPDNIVQSSLKTNYENGILTITIDKKALKKPKVKTIPIN from the coding sequence ATGAAACGAATTATTCAAACGTTGGCTTTTAGCTCAATTGTAGCAAGTGTTACATTTGCAGGTACCGTGTTTATCAATGACCCTTATGAAGACGAGTTTACAAAGATGGGCAAGTATATGAACTCACTTGTAGAATCCCATATGAATGCTTCGGCAATAGGAAACTATAACTACCCAAGAACAAATGTTCAAGATAAAAAAGATCAGATAGTTATAGAGTTTGATCTCGCCGGAGTTGATAAAAAAGATATTCAACTCACTATTGATGATCAAAACATTCTCAAACTCTCGGGGAAAAAAGAGCATCAGATTGAAGAGAAGAACGAAAATGGTAAATATATAAGACGTGAGATCTATTACGGCTCATTTCAAAAATCTATTCAACTCCCGGATAACATCGTTCAAAGCAGTTTGAAAACAAATTATGAAAATGGAATTTTAACAATCACTATTGATAAAAAAGCGCTAAAAAAACCGAAAGTGAAAACGATCCCTATAAACTAA
- a CDS encoding DNA-directed RNA polymerase subunit alpha — translation MKKIKTTPLAPQEFEVEQISENEANIIAYPFETGYAISLAHPLRRFLLSSSVGYAPIAIKIEGAKHEFDSVRGMLEDISDFILNLKEIRFKLNNEATEAEINYSFTGPCTITGADLSNDEVEVVTPEAHLATLNEDSTLNFNIKIAQGIGYVASEDTSDELGEGYIALDAYFTPVRSATYDIQHVLVEDNPNFERVVMNIKTDGQISPVDAFRNSLEVMYAQLAVFNSEISIKAPTTIERVEESPDLKKLMTNIDSLGLSARSFNCLDRSSIRLIGEIVLMSTNDLKNVKNLGKKSYDEIVEKVQEFGFTVGADLADDVVTALKKKIEAASK, via the coding sequence ATGAAAAAGATTAAAACTACTCCACTTGCTCCTCAAGAGTTTGAGGTAGAACAAATTAGTGAGAATGAAGCAAATATCATAGCATATCCTTTTGAAACTGGTTATGCTATATCTTTAGCTCATCCACTTCGCCGTTTTCTATTAAGCAGCTCAGTTGGTTATGCTCCTATTGCTATCAAAATTGAAGGTGCAAAACACGAGTTTGATTCAGTTCGTGGTATGCTTGAAGATATCTCTGATTTTATTTTAAATCTTAAAGAGATTCGTTTCAAACTTAACAATGAAGCAACAGAAGCTGAGATTAACTACAGCTTTACAGGTCCATGTACTATTACTGGTGCAGATCTTAGTAATGATGAAGTTGAAGTTGTAACTCCAGAGGCACATTTAGCGACTTTAAATGAAGACTCTACTCTTAACTTTAACATCAAAATTGCTCAAGGTATCGGGTATGTTGCTAGTGAAGATACTTCTGATGAGTTAGGTGAAGGTTATATCGCTTTAGATGCATATTTCACTCCTGTTAGAAGTGCAACATATGATATTCAGCATGTACTTGTAGAAGATAATCCTAATTTTGAGAGAGTTGTAATGAACATCAAAACTGATGGTCAAATCTCTCCTGTTGATGCGTTCAGAAACTCTTTAGAAGTTATGTATGCTCAACTTGCTGTATTTAATTCAGAAATTAGTATCAAAGCTCCAACAACAATTGAGAGAGTTGAAGAGTCACCAGACCTTAAAAAACTAATGACTAACATCGATAGTTTAGGTTTAAGTGCTCGTAGTTTTAACTGCCTTGATCGCTCAAGTATTAGATTAATAGGTGAGATTGTACTTATGAGTACAAACGACCTAAAAAATGTTAAAAATCTTGGTAAAAAATCTTACGATGAAATCGTAGAAAAAGTTCAAGAGTTTGGTTTCACAGTTGGTGCTGATTTAGCTGATGATGTAGTTACTGCATTAAAAAAGAAAATAGAAGCAGCTTCTAAATAA
- a CDS encoding PAS domain-containing protein, translated as MAELMFQEDELIVSKTDTKGKILYGNELFLKLAGYTEQELLNSPHNIIRHPRMPKVIFKLLWETVQQGKEINAYVMNRAKNGDHYWVLANVTPSYDANKNIVGFYSVRRKPTKKALDVIVPLYERLYKAEKSGGISESQQILDTIIAENGGRYDRFILSI; from the coding sequence ATGGCAGAGTTAATGTTTCAAGAGGATGAGTTAATAGTTTCAAAAACAGATACAAAAGGGAAAATTCTTTACGGAAACGAATTGTTTTTGAAGTTGGCAGGCTATACTGAACAAGAGTTATTAAATAGTCCTCATAATATTATACGACATCCAAGAATGCCGAAGGTGATTTTTAAGTTATTATGGGAAACAGTTCAGCAAGGCAAAGAGATTAACGCATATGTAATGAACCGAGCAAAAAACGGTGATCATTATTGGGTTCTGGCTAATGTTACCCCTTCTTATGATGCAAACAAAAACATTGTAGGGTTTTATTCGGTGAGAAGAAAACCTACTAAAAAAGCATTAGATGTAATTGTACCACTTTACGAACGCTTATATAAAGCCGAAAAAAGCGGTGGTATAAGTGAATCACAGCAAATTTTAGACACTATAATCGCGGAGAATGGAGGCAGGTATGACAGATTTATCTTATCTATCTAG
- a CDS encoding CZB domain-containing protein, producing MIVKFSQSMTELRDSNTESEKLIQQIDGRIFMNLIMIDHVLFKTNAYASFSAGKVVAGFDEHHTCRFTKWYETQGKKQYGHTQSYKLVNEPHEIIHNRIKESLACLKNSNLDECIEMKEKILSDFQEMEEASEKFFRLTESMVEEA from the coding sequence ATGATTGTAAAATTTAGTCAAAGTATGACTGAACTACGAGATTCAAATACAGAGTCTGAAAAGCTAATCCAACAGATTGACGGGCGAATATTTATGAATCTGATTATGATAGACCACGTACTGTTTAAAACAAATGCTTATGCCTCTTTTTCTGCAGGAAAAGTTGTAGCTGGATTTGATGAACATCACACTTGCCGTTTTACAAAATGGTATGAAACGCAAGGGAAAAAACAATATGGTCATACACAAAGTTATAAACTGGTAAATGAACCTCATGAAATTATACATAACAGAATAAAAGAATCTTTGGCATGTCTGAAAAATAGTAATTTAGATGAATGTATAGAGATGAAAGAGAAAATTTTAAGCGACTTCCAAGAGATGGAAGAAGCAAGTGAAAAATTCTTTAGACTTACAGAATCTATGGTAGAGGAAGCATAG
- a CDS encoding topoisomerase C-terminal repeat-containing protein, with protein sequence MDRKMVLGKCPYCENGEIEVRDKEVRGKKVKLYACSNAHWKTEDGEMFELREDATCDFRIWQNSLAKYGKWLSYKEVRELLSEGEVEVEFVSKKYGKKLNYTKYIVLNQEYGVSVLWE encoded by the coding sequence TTGGATCGTAAAATGGTTTTAGGTAAATGTCCTTATTGTGAGAATGGCGAGATCGAAGTCAGAGATAAAGAGGTACGGGGAAAAAAAGTAAAACTCTATGCCTGCTCAAATGCTCACTGGAAAACAGAAGACGGTGAGATGTTTGAACTAAGAGAGGATGCTACTTGTGATTTTCGTATATGGCAAAACTCTTTAGCAAAGTATGGAAAGTGGCTTAGCTATAAAGAGGTGAGAGAACTCTTGTCTGAAGGTGAAGTTGAGGTAGAGTTTGTCAGCAAAAAGTATGGTAAAAAACTAAACTATACAAAATATATAGTACTAAATCAGGAGTATGGTGTGAGTGTGCTTTGGGAATAG
- a CDS encoding aldo/keto reductase, translated as MSSFAFGTYRVTDLNPLHIEALKEALYSGIKLIDTSSNYTDGGAERAIAKALNSIEDEYREVEIVSKFGYIQGTNMMLHKENPFEEVVEYSPECYHSISPSFMQDQLGRSLERLELNKIDCYLLHNPEYFLYDAIKKGIQREEILEQMYQRIYKVFVALEKEVQNGSIGSYGISSNSFSKANDAEDFLPYEDLITLAKNAAIEAGSEQHSFTTIQLPINLLEQEGLKCATWAKENGLRVLVNRPLNAFQDSLMFRLADYDEPLDYYHNLNELLEVCDTEVLKPLFNLIEQMDENKHKYGWIGDYDLFVNSQIIPHIKKTIENLDKAVLETLLAYIERFLVSYRDMVAHECSKATRVQLKSVLKDCEKKLQECAFEFLQSQDSIDYILVGMRKPSYVAEVLALKE; from the coding sequence ATGAGTAGTTTCGCATTTGGAACTTATAGAGTTACTGATCTTAACCCTTTACATATTGAAGCTTTAAAAGAAGCGTTATATTCTGGAATCAAACTTATCGATACATCATCAAACTATACAGACGGCGGGGCTGAACGCGCTATTGCAAAAGCTTTAAATAGTATTGAAGATGAGTATAGAGAGGTAGAGATAGTAAGCAAGTTTGGTTATATTCAAGGGACAAACATGATGCTCCACAAAGAAAACCCTTTTGAAGAGGTTGTTGAGTATAGTCCTGAGTGCTACCATTCAATCTCACCGTCATTTATGCAAGATCAGCTAGGGCGTTCTTTAGAAAGATTAGAGCTAAACAAGATTGACTGTTATCTGCTTCATAATCCGGAGTATTTTTTATACGATGCTATAAAAAAAGGGATCCAGAGAGAAGAGATACTTGAACAAATGTACCAACGTATCTATAAAGTATTTGTAGCACTAGAAAAAGAGGTGCAAAACGGTAGTATAGGATCGTATGGTATAAGTTCAAACTCTTTTTCAAAAGCGAATGATGCAGAAGATTTTTTGCCGTATGAAGATTTAATAACATTAGCAAAAAATGCTGCGATCGAAGCAGGAAGCGAACAACATAGTTTTACTACGATCCAGCTTCCGATTAATCTTTTAGAGCAAGAGGGACTTAAGTGTGCAACATGGGCAAAAGAGAACGGTTTAAGAGTTCTTGTAAATCGTCCACTTAATGCTTTTCAAGACTCTTTAATGTTTAGATTGGCTGATTATGACGAGCCATTAGATTACTATCATAATCTCAATGAACTTCTTGAAGTTTGCGATACGGAAGTTTTAAAGCCCCTTTTTAATTTGATTGAGCAGATGGATGAAAATAAACATAAATATGGTTGGATAGGTGATTATGACCTATTTGTAAATTCTCAAATTATTCCACACATTAAAAAAACTATTGAAAACCTTGATAAAGCGGTACTGGAAACACTTCTGGCTTATATAGAGAGATTTTTAGTTTCATACAGGGATATGGTTGCTCATGAATGCTCTAAAGCAACTAGGGTACAGCTTAAAAGTGTACTAAAAGATTGTGAGAAAAAATTACAAGAGTGTGCATTTGAGTTTTTACAAAGTCAAGACTCTATAGATTATATTCTTGTAGGGATGAGAAAACCTAGTTACGTGGCGGAAGTTCTTGCTTTAAAAGAGTAG
- a CDS encoding WGR domain-containing protein produces MLLLKNSNEKIYYYKINVYQTLFGDYLIQREYGGINNNNPTNTIKCYAPSKKEALCKVLDIMVDKKQLGYLKVS; encoded by the coding sequence ATGTTATTATTAAAAAACTCAAATGAAAAGATATACTATTATAAAATAAATGTGTATCAGACACTCTTTGGAGATTATCTGATCCAAAGAGAATACGGGGGGATAAATAATAACAATCCGACCAATACGATCAAATGCTATGCCCCTTCAAAAAAAGAGGCACTTTGTAAAGTATTGGATATTATGGTTGATAAAAAGCAGTTAGGCTATCTCAAAGTATCTTAA
- the rpsM gene encoding 30S ribosomal protein S13 encodes MARISGVDLPKKKRVEYGLTYIYGIGLHTSRLILDATGIDYNKRVFELNEDEVAAITKEIRENHMVEGDLRKKVAMDIKALMDLGSYRGLRHRRGLPCRGQKTKTNARTRKGKKKTVGSA; translated from the coding sequence ATGGCTCGTATTTCTGGTGTTGATTTACCTAAGAAAAAACGTGTAGAGTATGGTCTAACATACATCTACGGTATCGGTTTACATACTTCTCGCCTAATCTTAGATGCGACAGGTATTGATTATAACAAAAGAGTTTTCGAACTTAATGAGGATGAAGTAGCTGCAATTACTAAAGAGATCCGTGAAAACCATATGGTTGAGGGTGATTTACGTAAAAAAGTTGCTATGGATATTAAAGCACTTATGGATTTAGGATCTTACAGAGGTCTTCGTCACCGTCGTGGTCTTCCGTGTCGTGGTCAAAAAACTAAGACAAATGCTCGTACTCGTAAGGGTAAAAAGAAAACTGTTGGTTCAGCGTAA
- the rpsK gene encoding 30S ribosomal protein S11 → MAKRKAVRKKVVKKNISRGIIHISASFNNTLVTITDEMGNMIAWSSAGSLGFKGSKKSTPFAAQAAVEAAVEKAQVHGIKELGIRVQGPGSGRETAVKSVGAIEGIRVTFMKDVTPLPHNGCRAPKRRRV, encoded by the coding sequence ATGGCAAAAAGAAAAGCTGTTAGAAAAAAAGTTGTAAAAAAGAATATTTCACGTGGTATTATCCATATTTCTGCATCTTTCAATAATACATTAGTAACTATTACTGATGAAATGGGAAATATGATTGCGTGGAGTTCTGCTGGTAGCCTTGGTTTTAAAGGTTCTAAAAAATCTACTCCATTCGCTGCTCAAGCTGCTGTTGAAGCTGCTGTTGAGAAAGCTCAGGTACATGGTATCAAAGAACTAGGTATTAGAGTTCAAGGTCCAGGTTCTGGTCGTGAAACTGCAGTTAAATCTGTAGGTGCTATTGAAGGTATCCGTGTTACATTTATGAAAGATGTAACTCCATTACCACACAATGGTTGTCGTGCGCCTAAGCGTCGTAGAGTTTAA
- the rpsD gene encoding 30S ribosomal protein S4 — translation MARYRGPVEKIERRFGVSLNLKGERRLAGKSALDKRPYGPGQHGQRRKKVSEYGLQLNEKQKAKFMYGVSEKQFRALFTEAKRKEGNTGTNLVTLIEQRLDNLVYRMGFASTRRFARQLVTHGHILVDGKKLDIPSYRVKPGQKIEVRESSKQNAQIQRAIELTNQTGLAPWVDIDAEKVFGIFTRLPEREEVVIPVEERLIVELYSK, via the coding sequence ATGGCAAGATATAGAGGTCCAGTAGAAAAAATCGAAAGAAGATTTGGAGTTAGCCTAAACCTTAAAGGTGAGCGTCGTTTAGCAGGAAAATCTGCTTTAGATAAACGTCCTTACGGTCCAGGTCAACATGGTCAACGTCGTAAAAAAGTTTCTGAGTACGGTTTACAACTAAACGAGAAACAAAAAGCAAAATTCATGTATGGTGTATCTGAAAAACAATTCCGTGCATTATTTACAGAAGCTAAAAGAAAAGAAGGTAATACAGGTACAAACCTTGTTACTCTAATCGAGCAAAGACTTGATAACTTAGTATACAGAATGGGATTTGCATCTACTCGTAGATTTGCACGTCAATTAGTTACTCACGGTCACATTTTAGTTGACGGTAAAAAACTTGACATCCCTTCTTACCGTGTTAAACCAGGTCAGAAGATTGAAGTTCGTGAATCAAGCAAACAAAATGCTCAAATTCAAAGAGCTATCGAACTAACAAACCAAACAGGTCTTGCTCCATGGGTTGATATTGATGCTGAAAAAGTATTCGGTATTTTTACTCGTTTACCAGAGCGTGAAGAAGTTGTTATTCCTGTAGAAGAGCGTTTAATCGTTGAGCTTTACTCGAAATAA
- a CDS encoding CvfB family protein produces the protein MKLNTHLELGKLNTLRADRLTPHGIFLMAEDGKDVLLPQAYVTDEMKEDSLIEVFLYTDSEDRLIATTLRPKAMLDQFALLEVVDRAKFGAFLNWGLPKDLLCPTKLQKTPFVVGEKRFIKVVYDEKTHRLVASEKLGDFFDTRPKGLKPNQEVVIIPIQKTPLGYKCIVENKYEGLIYHNEIFENIVLGEEKAAYIKTVRKDGKLDLKLRASGSKSNNSTADKVYELLKQNGGIMPYNYKSDAELIKDVFAMSKKEFKRTLTKLQEDGKIEVKDTGIYLKS, from the coding sequence ATGAAATTAAATACACACTTAGAACTCGGAAAATTAAACACGCTTCGTGCAGACAGACTTACACCTCACGGTATTTTTCTAATGGCTGAAGACGGTAAAGACGTGCTTCTACCCCAAGCTTATGTTACTGATGAGATGAAAGAGGACTCTTTAATAGAGGTGTTTCTTTATACAGATTCAGAAGACAGACTTATCGCAACAACTTTGCGTCCAAAAGCAATGCTGGACCAATTTGCACTTTTAGAAGTAGTTGATCGTGCAAAATTCGGTGCATTTTTAAACTGGGGACTTCCAAAAGATCTACTCTGCCCAACAAAATTGCAAAAAACTCCTTTTGTAGTAGGAGAAAAAAGATTTATAAAAGTTGTTTATGATGAGAAAACACACAGACTTGTAGCTTCTGAAAAACTTGGCGATTTTTTTGATACAAGACCAAAAGGTCTAAAACCTAACCAGGAAGTGGTAATCATCCCTATCCAGAAAACACCTCTTGGATATAAATGTATTGTTGAAAACAAATATGAAGGTTTAATTTATCATAATGAAATTTTTGAAAATATTGTTTTAGGTGAAGAGAAAGCAGCCTATATCAAAACTGTTAGAAAAGATGGAAAACTTGACTTAAAACTTAGAGCTAGCGGTTCTAAAAGTAACAATTCAACAGCAGATAAAGTGTATGAACTTCTTAAACAAAATGGTGGTATCATGCCTTATAACTATAAAAGTGATGCCGAACTTATTAAAGACGTATTTGCTATGAGTAAAAAAGAGTTTAAACGCACACTAACAAAACTTCAAGAAGATGGTAAAATTGAAGTCAAAGATACCGGTATATATCTTAAATCGTAA
- a CDS encoding SPL family radical SAM protein, translated as MNSYEEKFNKAIENTFFSKLSEGDQQFIQNKAYELKFSHQELKQIVDIARDLELWNEGNIQEIFPDHEQKKVVFSRLRQTYEALRDKPNSYENFTLKNIPQEQKFTFTSKPKEGFGLGLCPVASEKTRCCNLLTLDAVESCGFDCSYCSIQSFYNQNNVTFDSNFHEKLKNLNLDPNKTYHIGTGQSSDSLMWGNREGLLDSLFEFARTNPNVILEFKTKSDNISYFLENDVPKNILCTWSLNTQTIIDNEEHLTASLEKRINAARKVADKGVKVGFHFHPIVEYVGYLDEYKEVYEKLQNTFTPKEVALVSFGTLTFIKPVIKQLRSRDFRTKITQIPHEDASGKTSYPYETKVEMFKHAYESFKSWQTTEEKVFFYLCMEPHELWKDTFGYQYATNNNFEHAMLGAYCKKVGQDYLI; from the coding sequence ATGAATAGCTATGAAGAGAAATTTAATAAAGCGATAGAAAATACATTTTTTTCCAAACTAAGTGAGGGTGATCAGCAGTTTATACAAAACAAAGCGTATGAACTGAAGTTCTCCCATCAAGAGCTCAAACAAATCGTAGATATTGCGAGAGATCTTGAGTTATGGAATGAGGGAAACATCCAAGAGATTTTCCCCGATCACGAACAGAAAAAAGTTGTTTTCTCAAGATTAAGACAAACATATGAGGCACTCCGGGATAAACCAAATTCGTATGAAAACTTTACACTAAAAAATATTCCTCAAGAACAAAAGTTCACTTTCACTTCAAAACCGAAAGAGGGATTTGGTCTTGGACTTTGTCCCGTTGCCAGTGAAAAAACAAGATGTTGTAACCTCTTAACACTTGATGCGGTTGAGTCATGCGGTTTTGACTGTTCTTATTGCTCAATACAGAGTTTTTATAATCAAAACAACGTAACTTTTGACTCTAATTTTCACGAGAAACTAAAAAACCTCAATCTCGATCCAAATAAAACATACCATATCGGAACGGGTCAAAGTTCAGATTCTTTGATGTGGGGAAACCGAGAAGGACTTTTAGACTCCCTCTTTGAGTTTGCACGTACAAATCCAAATGTGATCTTAGAGTTTAAAACCAAGTCAGATAACATCTCTTACTTTTTAGAAAATGATGTACCGAAAAACATTCTATGTACCTGGAGTTTAAATACGCAAACTATTATAGACAATGAAGAACACCTTACAGCTTCTCTTGAAAAAAGGATCAATGCTGCCAGAAAAGTAGCTGACAAGGGTGTAAAAGTCGGTTTTCACTTCCATCCAATCGTAGAGTATGTAGGATACCTTGATGAATACAAAGAGGTGTATGAAAAACTGCAAAATACTTTTACACCTAAAGAGGTCGCTCTTGTAAGCTTTGGAACACTTACATTTATTAAACCTGTGATCAAACAACTCCGATCGAGAGATTTTAGAACTAAGATTACACAGATCCCGCATGAAGATGCAAGCGGAAAAACATCATATCCGTATGAGACAAAAGTTGAGATGTTTAAACATGCCTATGAGAGTTTCAAATCATGGCAAACTACAGAGGAGAAAGTATTTTTCTATCTCTGTATGGAACCGCATGAACTGTGGAAAGATACGTTTGGATACCAATACGCTACAAACAACAATTTTGAGCACGCTATGCTAGGGGCTTATTGTAAAAAAGTTGGGCAAGATTATCTTATTTAA